A stretch of Ferribacterium limneticum DNA encodes these proteins:
- a CDS encoding thiamine pyrophosphate-dependent enzyme, whose translation MAAVMPAPAASRVLMSGNEAVARAVWESGVKVAAAYPGTPSTEMLEVISTYPDLYAEWSVNEKVSLEVAIGAAYAGSRSFCCMKHVGMNVASDALMTLTLTGVVGGLVIAIADDVGLSSSQNEQDSRYWGRFAHVPVFEPADSQEAYEMTKLAYELSEKFQVPVILRMTTRINHVKSLVVVGERVEFNGAGFKKEPSRFVMVPGNAGKRIPLMFKRDIELRAEAEKSALNFIEPGSDKRVGFITSGPAYMHVKESFPNAPVLKLGFSCPVPFEKCRELVALVDQVVIVEEVEPLIETELKAQGLKVIGKEILPLQGELSPNVLKPAIAKLLGEPVPVMDSVVPMKVFPRPPTMCVACPHLGVYYTLSQVRNLNISGDIGCYTLGAGHPWNALDTCVSMGASMGVALGMDKGRGEADKDKRVVAVIGDSTFLHMGMQGLLDMVYNKGNVTVLLLDNRAVGMTGGQDNPGNGRDIYGDDSPRVDFAKLVSALGVKEERIHVVNPYELPVLFKTIRDEVKVQDVSVIITDQPCVLIKDYHKLKPFEVIEDKCTGCGNCIDVGCPAIHVTRRGKEVKPNGREVDLAFVRIESSVCTGCTLCVQPCAPGAIVHYAPVSPIQLVKKGCSA comes from the coding sequence ATGGCGGCAGTCATGCCTGCACCGGCAGCAAGCCGGGTTCTGATGTCTGGTAACGAAGCGGTCGCCCGCGCGGTCTGGGAGTCCGGCGTCAAGGTGGCTGCGGCCTATCCCGGTACGCCGTCAACTGAAATGCTCGAAGTGATCTCGACCTATCCGGATCTCTATGCCGAGTGGTCGGTCAATGAGAAGGTCTCGCTGGAAGTCGCCATCGGCGCCGCCTATGCCGGCTCGCGTTCGTTCTGCTGCATGAAGCATGTCGGCATGAACGTCGCCTCCGATGCGCTGATGACCCTGACCTTGACCGGCGTGGTCGGTGGCCTGGTCATCGCCATCGCCGACGACGTCGGCTTGTCTTCCTCGCAGAACGAGCAGGATTCCCGCTACTGGGGCCGCTTCGCGCATGTGCCAGTGTTCGAGCCGGCCGATTCGCAGGAAGCCTACGAGATGACCAAGCTCGCCTACGAGCTGTCCGAAAAATTCCAGGTTCCGGTCATCCTGCGCATGACGACGCGGATCAACCACGTCAAATCGCTGGTCGTCGTTGGCGAACGTGTCGAGTTCAACGGTGCCGGCTTCAAGAAAGAGCCGTCCCGCTTCGTGATGGTGCCGGGCAACGCCGGCAAGCGCATTCCGTTGATGTTCAAGCGCGATATCGAATTGCGCGCCGAGGCTGAAAAGTCGGCCCTGAACTTCATCGAGCCGGGTTCCGACAAGCGCGTCGGTTTCATCACCTCCGGTCCCGCCTACATGCACGTCAAGGAATCCTTCCCCAACGCGCCGGTCCTCAAGCTCGGCTTCTCCTGCCCGGTGCCGTTCGAGAAATGCCGTGAACTGGTGGCTCTGGTCGATCAGGTGGTAATCGTTGAGGAAGTCGAGCCGCTGATCGAAACCGAACTGAAGGCCCAGGGCCTGAAGGTCATCGGCAAGGAAATCCTGCCGCTGCAGGGCGAGTTGTCGCCCAACGTACTGAAGCCGGCCATCGCCAAATTGCTCGGCGAACCGGTGCCGGTGATGGACTCCGTGGTCCCGATGAAGGTTTTCCCCCGGCCGCCGACCATGTGCGTGGCCTGCCCGCACCTCGGCGTCTATTACACGCTGTCGCAGGTCCGTAACCTCAATATCTCCGGCGACATCGGCTGCTACACGCTGGGCGCCGGCCACCCCTGGAATGCGCTCGATACCTGCGTTTCGATGGGCGCCTCGATGGGCGTTGCCCTCGGTATGGACAAGGGTCGTGGCGAAGCCGACAAGGACAAGCGTGTCGTTGCCGTGATCGGCGATTCGACCTTCCTGCATATGGGCATGCAAGGCCTGCTCGACATGGTCTATAACAAGGGCAACGTCACCGTACTGCTGCTCGATAACCGGGCGGTCGGCATGACCGGGGGGCAGGACAACCCGGGCAATGGCCGCGACATCTACGGCGACGATTCGCCGCGGGTCGATTTCGCCAAGCTGGTTTCGGCGCTCGGGGTCAAGGAGGAGCGCATCCATGTCGTCAATCCGTATGAGCTGCCGGTGCTGTTCAAGACCATCCGCGACGAAGTGAAGGTGCAGGATGTCTCGGTGATCATCACCGACCAGCCCTGTGTGCTGATCAAGGACTACCACAAGCTGAAGCCCTTCGAGGTCATCGAGGACAAGTGCACCGGTTGCGGTAACTGTATCGACGTCGGCTGCCCGGCCATCCACGTCACGCGCCGTGGCAAGGAAGTGAAGCCGAACGGTCGCGAGGTCGATCTCGCCTTCGTCCGCATCGAAAGCTCGGTCTGTACCGGCTGCACCCTTTGCGTTCAGCCCTGTGCGCCGGGCGCCATCGTGCATTACGCCCCGGTCTCACCGATCCAGCTGGTCAAGAAGGGCTGTTCAGCATGA
- the lpdA gene encoding dihydrolipoyl dehydrogenase — protein MSLVEVKVPDIGDFAEVPIIDLFVKVGDSIKVDDAICTLESDKATMDVPSPVAGVVKEVLVQLGAKVAEGSLLIKVESGAAASTPSPLAGEGRGEGAAVAPAPAAPVVAPVAGSHAGGADIECEMLVLGAGPGGYSAAFRSADLGMKTVIVERYATLGGVCLNVGCIPSKALLHVAAVMEEAEHANDLGVTFAAPTVDIDKLRAHKDKVVGKLTGGLAGMAKGRKVEIVRGVGTFLDPHHIEVEVTDGTGQDKTGAKKIVKFQKCIIAAGSAAMHLPFIPKDPRIVDSTGALELRFVPEKMLVIGGGIIGLEMATVYSTLGAKVDVVEMMDGLMQGPDRDAVKVWEKQNAKRFDKIMLKTKTVAVEAKDDGLYVKFEGEGVSPEPVKYDMILQAAGRTPNGNKIGADKAGVAVTDRGFINVDAQMRTNVPHIFAIGDLVGQPMLAHKAVHESHVATEVAAGQKSAFDASVIPSVAYTHPEVAWVGVTEDQAKKEGRKIEAAKFPWAASGRAIANGADYGFTKLIFDAETHRVIGGAIVGPNAGDMIGEVCLAIEMGCDSVDIGKTIHPHPTLGETVGMAAEVAHGTCTDVPAPRKK, from the coding sequence ATGAGTCTCGTAGAAGTCAAAGTCCCGGATATCGGCGATTTCGCCGAAGTGCCGATCATCGACCTGTTCGTCAAGGTTGGCGACAGCATCAAGGTAGATGACGCAATCTGCACGCTGGAATCGGACAAGGCGACGATGGATGTACCGTCGCCGGTCGCTGGCGTGGTCAAGGAAGTGCTCGTTCAGCTCGGTGCCAAGGTGGCCGAAGGCTCGCTGCTGATCAAGGTCGAGTCCGGTGCTGCGGCATCCACTCCCTCTCCCCTCGCGGGAGAGGGCCGGGGAGAGGGGGCTGCCGTTGCTCCAGCTCCGGCTGCCCCGGTGGTCGCTCCGGTCGCCGGCAGCCATGCCGGCGGTGCCGACATCGAGTGCGAAATGCTCGTCCTCGGCGCCGGCCCCGGCGGCTATTCCGCCGCGTTCCGCTCGGCCGACCTCGGCATGAAGACGGTCATCGTCGAGCGCTACGCCACTCTCGGCGGCGTCTGCCTCAACGTCGGCTGCATTCCGTCCAAGGCGCTGCTGCACGTCGCAGCGGTCATGGAAGAAGCCGAGCACGCCAATGATCTCGGTGTCACCTTTGCTGCACCGACCGTCGATATCGACAAGCTGCGAGCCCACAAGGACAAGGTCGTCGGCAAGCTGACCGGCGGTCTGGCCGGCATGGCCAAGGGCCGCAAGGTAGAGATCGTGCGCGGTGTCGGCACCTTCCTCGACCCGCATCACATCGAAGTCGAAGTGACCGACGGCACGGGTCAGGACAAGACCGGCGCCAAGAAGATCGTCAAGTTCCAGAAGTGCATCATCGCCGCCGGCTCGGCCGCCATGCACCTGCCCTTCATTCCGAAGGACCCGCGTATCGTCGATTCGACCGGGGCGCTCGAACTGCGCTTCGTGCCGGAGAAGATGCTGGTCATCGGCGGCGGCATCATCGGTCTGGAAATGGCCACGGTCTACTCGACCCTGGGCGCCAAGGTCGATGTCGTCGAAATGATGGATGGCCTAATGCAAGGCCCCGACCGCGACGCCGTCAAGGTCTGGGAGAAACAGAACGCCAAGCGTTTCGACAAGATCATGCTGAAGACCAAGACGGTAGCTGTTGAAGCCAAGGACGACGGTCTCTACGTCAAGTTCGAAGGCGAAGGTGTCTCGCCCGAGCCGGTCAAGTACGACATGATCCTGCAAGCCGCCGGCCGCACGCCGAATGGTAACAAGATCGGTGCCGACAAGGCTGGCGTCGCCGTGACCGACCGTGGCTTCATCAACGTCGATGCCCAAATGCGGACCAATGTGCCGCACATCTTCGCCATCGGCGACCTCGTCGGCCAGCCCATGCTCGCCCACAAGGCCGTGCATGAGTCGCACGTCGCGACGGAAGTTGCGGCGGGTCAGAAGTCTGCCTTCGATGCCTCAGTGATTCCGAGCGTCGCCTATACCCATCCGGAAGTCGCCTGGGTTGGCGTCACCGAAGACCAGGCCAAGAAGGAAGGCCGCAAGATCGAAGCCGCCAAATTCCCGTGGGCAGCTTCCGGTCGTGCCATCGCCAACGGTGCCGATTACGGTTTCACCAAGCTGATCTTCGATGCCGAAACGCATCGCGTCATCGGCGGGGCGATTGTCGGCCCGAACGCCGGCGACATGATCGGCGAAGTTTGTCTGGCCATCGAAATGGGCTGCGATTCAGTCGATATCGGCAAGACCATCCACCCGCACCCGACACTCGGTGAAACTGTGGGCATGGCGGCCGAAGTGGCGCACGGCACCTGTACCGACGTACCGGCACCGCGCAAAAAATAA
- a CDS encoding cytochrome c oxidase subunit 3 family protein codes for MTAATIDELTPPEDSTRRVPGNKGIWAGITCEFVEFLVLFAVYFIARAHFPDAFHEGAQRLSVVAGTTITLLMITSSYFIACSVNAIRQDKHRAAVIWLVAGLIIALGYPLTKALEINWNLAQGINGESGIFFTVYYYLTFTHLVHATWGILGILWVMARLVFHGYSSKDYAGLEALASYWHATDIIWLIIFPLFYVLA; via the coding sequence ATGACCGCCGCCACCATCGACGAACTGACCCCGCCGGAAGACAGCACCCGCCGCGTGCCCGGCAACAAGGGCATCTGGGCCGGCATTACCTGCGAGTTCGTCGAGTTCCTCGTTCTCTTCGCGGTTTATTTCATCGCCCGCGCCCACTTTCCCGATGCCTTTCACGAAGGGGCGCAAAGGCTTTCAGTCGTGGCGGGCACGACCATCACCCTGCTGATGATCACCAGCAGCTACTTCATTGCCTGCTCGGTCAATGCCATCCGTCAGGACAAGCATCGCGCCGCCGTCATCTGGCTGGTGGCCGGGCTGATCATTGCCCTTGGCTACCCGCTGACCAAGGCACTGGAAATCAACTGGAACCTGGCCCAGGGCATCAATGGCGAGTCGGGAATTTTCTTCACGGTCTATTACTACCTGACCTTCACCCACCTGGTCCATGCCACCTGGGGCATCCTGGGCATTCTGTGGGTTATGGCCCGCCTGGTTTTCCATGGCTATTCATCCAAGGACTACGCTGGCCTCGAAGCGCTGGCCAGTTACTGGCACGCCACCGACATCATCTGGCTGATCATCTTCCCGCTGTTCTACGTACTGGCCTGA
- a CDS encoding indolepyruvate oxidoreductase subunit beta yields the protein MSENTNILVVGIGGQGVMTATEILAEAAIALGHDAKKTEVAGMAQRGGVVSSHLRFGKKVLSPQITPGTADVLLGFESAEAMRWQHMLKPGGITLMNTAKLVPPVVELGLFDYPDDPLAEIRKCGNKVVAFDATSIAQELGDIRLGNTVMLGAIADHLPFGAETLLDCVLKRFQRKGEKLVELNRQAFEAGRAAVGAAEAAIG from the coding sequence ATGAGCGAAAACACCAATATCCTCGTCGTCGGCATTGGCGGCCAGGGCGTCATGACGGCGACTGAAATCCTCGCCGAAGCAGCCATCGCCTTGGGGCACGACGCCAAGAAAACCGAAGTCGCCGGCATGGCGCAGCGCGGCGGGGTGGTTTCCTCGCACCTGCGTTTCGGCAAGAAAGTGCTGTCGCCGCAGATCACGCCGGGCACGGCCGACGTACTGCTCGGCTTTGAGTCAGCCGAGGCGATGCGCTGGCAGCATATGCTCAAGCCGGGCGGCATCACGTTGATGAATACCGCCAAACTGGTCCCGCCGGTCGTCGAACTGGGTCTGTTCGATTACCCGGACGACCCGCTGGCCGAGATCAGGAAGTGCGGCAACAAGGTCGTCGCCTTCGATGCCACCTCCATCGCTCAGGAGCTGGGCGACATCCGCCTTGGCAACACGGTCATGCTCGGCGCCATCGCCGACCATCTGCCGTTCGGTGCGGAAACCCTGCTCGACTGCGTGCTCAAGCGTTTCCAGCGCAAGGGCGAAAAACTGGTCGAACTGAACCGCCAGGCTTTCGAGGCCGGAAGAGCCGCTGTGGGCGCTGCCGAAGCAGCAATCGGCTGA
- a CDS encoding PEP-CTERM sorting domain-containing protein — MNKINLIAGLLLAVTAAGANAAGTINSLADVPASSVVLNFENEDGHVFASGASYSFGGASFVADQQITVGQSVFDLGENGLWGGNGNHFLSFDNVGAMTLDVSFNGLKTKGFAFDFSAWQELGSTTPATISVSYFDAANSLIGTHSETISPSLGWENYNLSLSTGYVSDSANIARVSITGDGVVLDNLTFTQAVPEPESYAMLLAGLGLMGVVARRRQRR; from the coding sequence ATGAACAAAATCAACCTGATCGCCGGCTTGTTGCTGGCAGTCACCGCTGCCGGCGCCAACGCTGCCGGTACCATCAACAGCCTGGCTGATGTTCCTGCTAGCAGCGTGGTTCTGAACTTTGAAAACGAAGATGGTCACGTCTTCGCTTCCGGTGCCAGCTACAGTTTCGGCGGTGCTTCGTTCGTTGCCGACCAGCAGATTACTGTTGGCCAGTCTGTCTTCGACCTTGGTGAAAACGGCCTGTGGGGTGGTAACGGCAACCACTTCCTGTCCTTTGACAACGTTGGCGCCATGACCTTGGACGTCAGCTTCAATGGCCTCAAGACGAAAGGCTTCGCCTTCGATTTCAGCGCCTGGCAGGAGTTGGGTTCAACAACCCCTGCTACGATCAGCGTCAGCTACTTCGATGCTGCCAATAGTCTGATTGGCACGCACAGCGAGACAATTTCGCCAAGCCTGGGTTGGGAAAACTACAACCTGTCCCTGAGCACCGGCTACGTCAGCGACAGCGCCAACATCGCTCGTGTCAGCATCACCGGTGACGGCGTCGTACTCGACAACCTGACCTTTACCCAAGCTGTTCCAGAGCCGGAAAGCTACGCCATGCTGCTGGCTGGCCTCGGCCTGATGGGCGTCGTTGCTCGCCGCCGTCAGCGCAGGTAA
- the folD gene encoding bifunctional methylenetetrahydrofolate dehydrogenase/methenyltetrahydrofolate cyclohydrolase FolD translates to MTAQIIDGKALAEELRQSFKSRVEALTAKGHRPGLVVILVGEDPASQVYVKNKVNGCLAIGMHSEKITYEATVDQATVLDKIAELNADPSIHGILVQLPLPRHFDEEAVLEAIAAEKDVDGFHAENVGALAQGNPRFIPCTPYGVMKMFEKGNVDLTGKEAVVIGRSNIVGKPMALLLINAGATVTVCNSRTKDLKFHTSRADILVAAVGKPKFVTGDMVKPGAVVIDVGINRLPDGKLCGDVDFASCLEVAGQITPVPGGVGPMTITMLLANTIEAAERKAGL, encoded by the coding sequence ATGACGGCACAAATTATCGATGGCAAGGCACTGGCAGAAGAGTTGCGCCAGAGCTTCAAATCCCGCGTGGAAGCGCTGACGGCCAAAGGCCACCGCCCTGGCCTGGTGGTTATTCTGGTCGGCGAAGACCCGGCTTCCCAGGTCTATGTGAAAAACAAGGTCAATGGCTGCCTGGCCATCGGCATGCATTCCGAAAAGATCACCTACGAAGCGACCGTCGATCAGGCCACCGTGCTGGACAAAATCGCCGAACTCAATGCCGACCCGAGCATCCACGGCATTCTGGTCCAGTTGCCGCTGCCCAGACATTTCGATGAAGAAGCCGTGCTCGAAGCGATTGCCGCTGAAAAGGACGTCGATGGCTTTCACGCTGAAAACGTTGGCGCCCTGGCCCAGGGCAACCCGCGTTTCATCCCCTGCACCCCGTACGGTGTGATGAAGATGTTCGAGAAGGGCAACGTCGACCTGACCGGCAAGGAAGCCGTGGTCATCGGCCGTTCCAACATTGTCGGCAAGCCGATGGCGCTGTTGCTGATCAATGCCGGGGCGACCGTCACCGTCTGCAATTCGCGCACCAAGGATCTGAAATTCCACACGAGCCGCGCCGACATCCTGGTCGCCGCCGTCGGCAAGCCGAAGTTCGTCACCGGTGACATGGTCAAACCGGGCGCCGTCGTCATTGACGTCGGCATCAACCGCCTGCCGGACGGCAAGCTGTGCGGCGACGTCGATTTCGCCAGTTGCCTCGAAGTGGCTGGCCAGATCACCCCGGTACCGGGCGGGGTCGGTCCGATGACCATCACCATGCTGCTCGCCAACACCATCGAAGCGGCTGAACGGAAAGCCGGACTATGA
- the aceE gene encoding pyruvate dehydrogenase (acetyl-transferring), homodimeric type, giving the protein MAEQPNALPDPADVDPQETKEWTDALDGVITQEGADRAHFLIEKLIGQAREDGIDLPYSANTEYINTIPADRQPKYPGNADMEIKIHSYIRWNAMAMVVRANKDTNVGGHIASFASAAALYDVGFSHFWKSLDHDTGGDLIFFQGHSVPGVYSRAFMLGRLTEQQMDNFRQETDGKGISSYPHPWLMPDFWQFPTVSMGLGPIQAIYQARFMKYLASRGLIDAAKAEQRKVWAFLGDGETDEVESLGAIGMAGREKLDNLIFVINCNLQRLDGPVRGNGKIIQELESEFRGSGWNVIKLIWGTQWDALFQRDKKGIMKKRMMELCDGEYQTFKAKNGAYVREHFFNTPELKELVADWTDDQVWQLNRGGHDIFKIFAAYNAAVTHKGAPTLILAKTIKGFGMGQAGEAMNISHQQKKMDKEQIGRFRDRFNLPVADDKLEELPYLTFPEDSEEYKYMRQRRMDLGGFLPSRRRKADALQIPALDTFAALLKASGEGRELSTTMAIVRIMNMMLKDKNVGKNVVPIVPDESRTFGMEGMFRSVGIWNQQGQNYVPEDHDQLMFYKESKTGQVLQEGINEAGAMSDWIAAATSYSVHNVQTIPFYICYSMFGMQRVLDLCWAAGDQRARGFLIGGTAGRTTLNGEGLQHEDGHSLILSNLIPNCVSYDPTFQYEVAVVTQDGMRRMFQEQEDVFYYLTVMNENYEHPEMPVGAEADIIKGMYLFKKGGESAGPRVQLLGSGTIFREVIAAADLLKADWGVEADLWGCPSMNELARNGQDVQRWNLLHPLEAPKLSHVEQKLAGAKGPVIASTDYIKLFSEQIRPFVKAPYVTLGTDGFGRSDTREKLRHFFEVDRHWVTLAALKALADNGEIAREVVAAALVKYNLDPNKPNPMSV; this is encoded by the coding sequence ATGGCCGAACAACCGAATGCCTTGCCTGACCCCGCTGACGTAGATCCGCAGGAAACCAAAGAATGGACCGATGCCCTCGATGGCGTCATTACGCAGGAAGGCGCCGATCGCGCCCATTTCCTGATTGAAAAACTGATCGGCCAGGCCCGCGAAGACGGGATAGATCTGCCTTACTCGGCCAACACCGAATACATCAACACCATTCCGGCCGACCGTCAGCCCAAGTACCCGGGCAACGCGGACATGGAAATCAAGATTCACAGCTACATTCGCTGGAACGCCATGGCCATGGTCGTGCGTGCCAACAAGGACACCAACGTCGGCGGCCACATTGCCTCCTTCGCTTCGGCCGCCGCGCTTTACGACGTCGGTTTCTCGCATTTCTGGAAGAGCCTCGACCACGACACCGGCGGCGATCTGATCTTCTTCCAGGGCCACTCGGTGCCGGGCGTCTATTCGCGCGCTTTCATGCTCGGCCGCCTGACCGAACAGCAGATGGACAACTTCCGTCAGGAAACCGACGGCAAGGGCATTTCCTCCTACCCGCACCCGTGGCTGATGCCGGACTTCTGGCAATTCCCGACCGTTTCCATGGGTCTCGGCCCGATCCAGGCCATTTATCAGGCCCGCTTCATGAAGTATCTCGCCTCGCGTGGCCTGATCGATGCCGCCAAAGCTGAACAGCGCAAGGTCTGGGCTTTCCTCGGCGACGGCGAGACCGACGAAGTCGAATCGCTCGGCGCCATCGGCATGGCTGGCCGCGAAAAGCTGGACAACCTGATCTTCGTCATCAACTGCAACCTGCAGCGCCTTGATGGCCCGGTACGCGGCAACGGCAAGATCATCCAGGAACTGGAATCCGAATTCCGCGGTTCCGGCTGGAACGTCATCAAGCTGATCTGGGGCACCCAGTGGGATGCCCTGTTCCAGCGCGACAAGAAGGGCATCATGAAGAAACGCATGATGGAACTGTGCGATGGTGAGTATCAGACCTTCAAGGCCAAGAACGGCGCCTACGTCCGTGAGCATTTCTTCAACACGCCGGAACTGAAGGAACTGGTTGCCGACTGGACCGATGATCAGGTTTGGCAACTGAATCGTGGCGGCCACGACATCTTCAAGATCTTCGCCGCCTACAACGCTGCCGTTACCCACAAGGGCGCGCCGACCCTGATCCTGGCCAAGACCATCAAGGGCTTCGGCATGGGCCAGGCCGGCGAGGCAATGAACATTTCGCACCAGCAGAAGAAGATGGACAAGGAGCAGATTGGCCGCTTCCGCGACCGCTTCAACCTGCCGGTAGCCGACGACAAGCTGGAAGAACTGCCCTACCTGACCTTCCCGGAAGATTCGGAAGAGTACAAGTACATGCGCCAGCGTCGCATGGACCTCGGCGGTTTCCTGCCGTCGCGCCGCCGCAAGGCCGATGCGCTGCAAATTCCGGCGCTCGACACTTTTGCTGCATTGCTGAAGGCCTCCGGCGAAGGCCGTGAGTTGTCCACGACGATGGCCATCGTCCGCATCATGAACATGATGTTGAAGGACAAGAATGTCGGCAAGAACGTTGTGCCTATCGTGCCGGATGAGTCCCGCACCTTCGGCATGGAAGGCATGTTCCGCTCGGTCGGCATCTGGAACCAGCAAGGCCAGAACTATGTACCGGAAGACCATGACCAGCTGATGTTCTACAAGGAATCGAAGACTGGCCAGGTGCTGCAGGAAGGCATCAATGAAGCCGGCGCCATGAGCGACTGGATCGCCGCCGCCACTTCGTATTCCGTGCATAACGTCCAGACCATTCCGTTCTACATCTGCTACTCGATGTTCGGCATGCAGCGCGTCCTCGACCTGTGCTGGGCGGCTGGCGACCAGCGCGCCCGTGGCTTCCTGATCGGCGGCACGGCCGGTCGCACGACGCTGAACGGCGAAGGCCTGCAGCACGAAGACGGCCACAGCCTGATCCTCTCCAACCTGATCCCGAACTGCGTTTCCTACGACCCGACCTTCCAGTACGAAGTCGCCGTCGTAACGCAGGACGGCATGCGCCGCATGTTCCAGGAGCAGGAAGACGTCTTCTATTACCTGACGGTAATGAACGAGAATTACGAGCACCCGGAAATGCCGGTCGGCGCCGAAGCCGACATCATCAAGGGCATGTACCTGTTCAAGAAGGGTGGCGAATCGGCCGGCCCGCGCGTTCAGCTGCTCGGTTCCGGCACCATCTTCCGCGAAGTCATCGCTGCCGCCGACCTGCTCAAGGCAGACTGGGGTGTTGAGGCTGACCTGTGGGGTTGCCCGAGCATGAACGAACTGGCCCGCAACGGTCAGGACGTCCAGCGCTGGAACCTGCTGCATCCGCTTGAGGCGCCGAAGCTGTCGCACGTCGAGCAGAAGCTGGCTGGCGCCAAGGGCCCGGTCATCGCTTCGACCGACTACATCAAGCTGTTCTCCGAGCAGATTCGCCCCTTCGTCAAGGCGCCGTACGTCACGCTCGGCACTGATGGTTTCGGCCGTTCGGATACCCGCGAAAAGCTGCGTCATTTCTTCGAAGTCGATCGTCACTGGGTGACGCTGGCTGCCTTGAAGGCGCTGGCCGATAACGGCGAGATCGCTCGTGAAGTTGTTGCTGCCGCTCTGGTCAAGTACAACCTTGACCCGAACAAACCCAACCCGATGTCGGTTTAA
- the aceF gene encoding dihydrolipoyllysine-residue acetyltransferase encodes MSQIIEVKVPDIGDFAEVPVIELYVKVGDSIKIDDAIATLESDKATMDVPSTVEGVVKEVLVQLGSKVGEGSVLIKVESGGAAVAAPAAAPAAQAAAPAPAPAAAPVAAAPAAGGGVVEVKVPDIGDFAEVPVIELYVKVGDSIKVDDAIATLESDKATMDVPSTVAGTVKEVLVQLGSKVGEGTVLIKVETGASAPAAALQSAAPAPAAAAPVAAPAAAPVAAAPAALAPALAAGAKVHASPSVRAYARELGVDLNKVPATGPKNRIVKEDLTKYVKGVMSGAVAGPAAAAAGASLGGGLDLLPWPKVDFAKFGEIEVKPLSRIKKISGQNLSRNWVMIPAVTYHEDADITDIEAFRVLLNKENEKGGGAKLTMLAFLMKACVKGLQKFPEFNSSLDGDNLVMKKYFNIGFAADTPNGLVVPVVKNVDKKSVFELAQESGDLAKQARDGKLKPADMSGACFTISSLGGIGGTYFAPIVNAPEVAILGVNKSAMKPVWDGKQFVPRLVLPLSLTADHRVIDGALATRFNVYIAQLLADFRRVAL; translated from the coding sequence ATGAGCCAAATCATTGAAGTCAAAGTCCCCGATATCGGCGATTTCGCCGAAGTGCCGGTGATCGAGTTGTACGTCAAGGTCGGCGACAGCATCAAGATCGACGACGCCATTGCCACTCTGGAATCTGACAAGGCCACGATGGATGTGCCTTCCACCGTTGAAGGCGTGGTCAAGGAAGTGCTGGTCCAGCTCGGCTCCAAGGTGGGCGAAGGTAGCGTGCTGATCAAGGTTGAATCGGGTGGTGCCGCAGTTGCAGCTCCTGCTGCCGCTCCGGCCGCGCAAGCTGCTGCGCCGGCGCCGGCCCCTGCTGCTGCCCCGGTTGCCGCAGCGCCTGCTGCTGGCGGTGGTGTGGTTGAAGTCAAGGTGCCCGATATCGGCGACTTCGCCGAAGTTCCGGTCATCGAGCTCTACGTCAAGGTCGGCGACAGCATCAAGGTTGACGACGCCATTGCCACGCTGGAATCCGACAAGGCGACGATGGATGTTCCGTCCACCGTGGCGGGTACGGTCAAGGAAGTTCTGGTCCAGCTCGGTTCCAAAGTGGGCGAAGGCACGGTTCTGATCAAGGTTGAAACCGGCGCCTCGGCTCCGGCCGCCGCACTGCAATCGGCTGCCCCGGCACCTGCCGCTGCAGCCCCGGTTGCTGCTCCGGCCGCCGCGCCAGTCGCTGCCGCACCGGCTGCACTGGCCCCGGCACTAGCAGCGGGCGCCAAGGTTCACGCCTCGCCGTCCGTCCGTGCCTATGCCCGCGAACTCGGCGTCGACCTGAACAAGGTGCCGGCCACCGGCCCGAAGAACCGCATCGTCAAGGAAGACCTGACCAAGTACGTCAAGGGCGTCATGTCCGGCGCCGTTGCCGGCCCGGCTGCTGCCGCCGCCGGCGCCAGCCTCGGCGGCGGTCTCGATCTGCTGCCGTGGCCGAAGGTTGATTTCGCCAAGTTCGGCGAGATCGAGGTCAAGCCGCTGTCGCGTATCAAGAAGATTTCCGGCCAGAACCTGTCGCGCAACTGGGTCATGATCCCGGCCGTGACGTATCACGAAGACGCCGACATCACCGACATCGAAGCCTTCCGCGTGCTGCTCAACAAGGAAAACGAAAAGGGCGGCGGCGCCAAGCTGACCATGCTGGCTTTCCTCATGAAGGCTTGCGTCAAGGGTCTGCAGAAGTTCCCGGAATTCAATTCCTCGCTCGATGGCGACAATCTGGTGATGAAGAAGTATTTCAACATCGGCTTTGCGGCTGACACGCCGAATGGTCTGGTCGTCCCGGTCGTCAAGAATGTCGACAAGAAGTCGGTCTTCGAACTGGCGCAGGAATCCGGCGATCTGGCCAAGCAAGCCCGTGACGGCAAGCTCAAGCCAGCCGACATGTCCGGCGCGTGCTTCACGATTTCCAGCCTGGGTGGCATCGGCGGCACCTACTTCGCGCCGATCGTCAATGCACCGGAAGTCGCCATCCTCGGCGTCAACAAGTCGGCGATGAAGCCGGTCTGGGACGGCAAGCAATTCGTGCCGCGCCTTGTCCTGCCCCTGTCGCTGACCGCCGACCATCGCGTCATCGACGGTGCGCTGGCGACCCGCTTCAATGTCTATATCGCCCAGCTGCTGGCCGACTTCCGTCGCGTCGCGCTGTAA